Genomic DNA from Candidatus Kaiserbacteria bacterium:
GCGCTCGGTGAACCATTTGACGCGAGTTTCATTCTTATTTTTGTATTTCTCGGTATTGGACTTAGTCTTTTTCAAGAATATAAATCAAATGCAGCCGCAGATAAACTCCAGTCGTATCTAGTGAAGACTATAACGGTGAGACGTAATGGGGAAGACGAGGAGGTGCCAGTGTCTGAACTGGTTCCTGGTGATATTTTGAAACTTGAATCAGGCGATATTGTGCCAGCAGATGCCGTCATCCGCCATGCACAGGGACTCCAAGTAGACGAAACTGCTTTCACAGGAGAAAGCGTCCCCGTATCAAAGGCTGCGGCAGAATCAAGTGAAACATTGGAAAATAATAAACTGCTTCAGGGTACTGTTATCGTCCGTGGGCTAGCCTACGCTGAAGTTACTGCCACAGGGTCACACACACGTCTTGCGCACATAGCACACACCGCCTCAAGTATCGAAAGTGTGAGCGAACTTACCAAAGGGGTAGATAAAATTAGTACGTTTATTTTACGGACGACACTGATAACACTGCTCTTTGTGGTGCTTGCAAATGTACTCATCGAGGGTGCAGGAGCAGATATACCTCATCTCCTTATCTTCGCAATTGCGCTCGCCGTTTCGGTGATACCCGAAGCATTACCGCTTGTGATGATGTTTTCGCTCTCACATGGAGCACTCAAACTCGCGAAGAATCATGTGATCGTAAAGCGCCTTTCTGCGGTACAAGACCTTGGTTCGATTGAACTTCTCTGCACCGATAAAACAGGTACCATTACTGAAAATAAACTGGTGTATAAAAACGAGTATATTATTCCGGAATGCCCCTTCCATCCTCTCGTGCTCTCTCAACTCGCTTCCCATGATCTTCACGAGCGTCACCCAGAACCCTTTGATCACGCAACGAAGGAGGCGCTTTCTGAAGATCATAAACGTACTATTGCCGAATATACACTCCTCGAAGAATATCCTTTTGATCCCGTGTTACGGAGTAACGGAGCGAAGGTCCGTCATCAAGGTGGCAACACTCTCAGTATCAGGCGGGGTAGCCCCGAGTACTTTATTAGTCAAGGGTTAGTGAATAGAGAACGAGTAGGGCAGTGGCTTTTTGATGAAGAACGTATGGGGCACCGTGTACTTGGAGTGAGTTACGACTATGGGAATAAACAACAATTTGGTGGCTTTGTATCATTTGCAGATACACTTAAAGAATCAACGACCGAGACTTTAAAACAGGCAAAGGAATTGAATGTCAC
This window encodes:
- a CDS encoding HAD-IC family P-type ATPase, with translation MYHGLSTDEVEVLQKQFGKNALPQAQSRFLKLLVRQFKSVFIILLILASAVTFALGEPFDASFILIFVFLGIGLSLFQEYKSNAAADKLQSYLVKTITVRRNGEDEEVPVSELVPGDILKLESGDIVPADAVIRHAQGLQVDETAFTGESVPVSKAAAESSETLENNKLLQGTVIVRGLAYAEVTATGSHTRLAHIAHTASSIESVSELTKGVDKISTFILRTTLITLLFVVLANVLIEGAGADIPHLLIFAIALAVSVIPEALPLVMMFSLSHGALKLAKNHVIVKRLSAVQDLGSIELLCTDKTGTITENKLVYKNEYIIPECPFHPLVLSQLASHDLHERHPEPFDHATKEALSEDHKRTIAEYTLLEEYPFDPVLRSNGAKVRHQGGNTLSIRRGSPEYFISQGLVNRERVGQWLFDEERMGHRVLGVSYDYGNKQQFGGFVSFADTLKESTTETLKQAKELNVTVTIITGDSYMVAEAIGREVGLVTHPEHVCETSTFFDLPTEEQHARVGDIRVFARTTPEQKLSLISLLKEKYTVGFLGEGINDAAALKAASVSMVVQSASDVARETADIILLKSDLHVIIDGIRLGRETHANTLKYIRATLVSNFGNFYAVAIGSLFITFLPMLPKQLLLLNLLSDFPMMAVAFDRVSRREISRPQKYDFRSLYIIFITLGLVSTVFDFMWFGIFFKEGPAVLQTNWFIASVITEIALLFSIRSMLPIEKAGLPAPIIMWLSALAFVATITLPIIPITAHYFEFATPTWGDLGLIITLTGVYLVVTEMVKRPVARFLKMS